Proteins from one Triticum aestivum cultivar Chinese Spring chromosome 7A, IWGSC CS RefSeq v2.1, whole genome shotgun sequence genomic window:
- the LOC123152553 gene encoding UDP-glycosyltransferase 91C1-like produces MEIEAAAADSGASELEVVVFPWLAFGHMIPYLELSKRLAARGNAVSFVSTPRNLARLPPVPVHLSAHLRFVPLPLPAMEGLPEGAESTADVLPDKMGLLKKAMDGLAEPFAAFLADAVAAGRRPDWIILDFCHHWVLLLPIADQHKVPCALFQILHAAIAAFLGPRWANAAHPRMEPEDFTVPPKWIPFPCTTFFLRHEAQWVASAFHANASGVSDMDRLWHIWERCRLTIHRSCEELEPQMFSLLSDLFRRPAIPAGILLPAVPDDHDEDHINSRSGCVSRPKVLRWLDDQPPNSVIYVALGSEAPLTLQNIHELALGLELVGVRFHWALRKPAGTGTGNDDELLPAGFEERTRLRGLVCTGWVPQVKALAHGATGAFLTHCGWGSTIESFAFGLPLVMLPFIIDTPMIARAMAKRGIGVEVARDDSDGSFERDGLAVAVRRVMVEDEGKLFATNAKKLKELVVDEGRQEQYIHELEDHLRRNKDV; encoded by the coding sequence ATGGAAATCGAAGCAGCGGCTGCTGACTCCGGTGCCAGCGAGCTGGAGGTGGTGGTGTTCCCATGGCTGGCGTTCGGGCACATGATTCCGTACCTGGAGCTCTCCAAGCGCCTGGCTGCGAGGGGCAACGCCGTGAGCTTTGTCTCCACGCCACGGAACCTCGCCAGGCTCCCGCCCGTGCCGGTGCACCTGTCCGCCCACCTCCGTTTCGTGCCACTGCCGCTGCCGGCCATGGAGGGCCTGCCGGAGGGCGCGGAGTCAACGGCCGACGTGCTGCCCGACAAGATGGGCCTCCTCAAGAAGGCCATGGACGGCCTTGCCGAACCGTTCGCGGCTTTCCTcgcagacgccgtcgccgccgggaGGAGGCCGGACTGGATCATCCTCGACTTCTGCCACCACTGGGTGCTACTGCTACCCATCGCCGACCAGCACAAGGTACCGTGTGCGCTGTTCCAAATCCTCCATGCTGCCATTGCTGCCTTTTTGGGGCCGCGGTGGGCGAACGCCGCGCATCCGCGCATGGAGCCGGAGGATTTCACCGTGCCGCCCAAGTGGATCCCCTTCCCGTGCACCACCTTCTTCCTCCGCCACGAGGCTCAGTGGGTTGCCAGCGCCTTCCACGCCAACGCATCTGGAGTGTCCGACATGGACCGTCTCTGGCACATCTGGGAGCGTTGTCGCCTCACCATCCACCGCAGCTGTGAAGAACTGGAGCCCCAGATGTTCAGCCTCCTCTCCGACCTCTTCCGAAGACCCGCCatccctgccgggatcctgctaccGGCAGTGCCCGACGACCATGATGAAGACCACATAAACAGTCGCTCAGGCTGTGTCAGCCGTCCCAAGGTCCTACGATGGCTCGACGACCAGCCCCCCAACTCTGTCATCTACGTCGCGCTTGGGAGCGAGGCACCACTGACGCTACAGAACATCCATGAACTCGCGCTCGGGCTAGAGCTCGTCGGTGTGCGCTTCCATTGGGCTCTACGGAAGCCGGCCGGCACCGGCACCGGCAACGACGACGAGCTGTTGCCAGCCGGGTTCGAGGAGCGAACCCGGCTGCGCGGGCTGGTCTGCACAGGGTGGGTGCCGCAGGTGAAGGCGCTCGCGCACGGCGCCACGGGTGCATTCCTGACGCACTGCGGGTGGGGCTCCACCATTGAGAGCTTCGCCTTCGGGCTCCCGTTGGTGATGCTCCCATTCATTATTGACACGCCCATGATTGCACGGGCGATGGCGAAGAGAGGGATAGGTGTGGAGGTGGCGAGGGACGACAGCGATGGCTCGTTCGAGAGGGACGGCCTCGCAGTGGCCGTGCGACGTGTCATGGTGGAGGATGAAGGAAAGCTGTTTGCAACCaacgccaagaagctgaaggagctTGTCGTGGACGAGGGGCGTCAGGAACAGTACATCCACGAGCTCGAGGACCATCTGAGACGCAACAAAGACGTGTAA